A window of Heteronotia binoei isolate CCM8104 ecotype False Entrance Well chromosome 17, APGP_CSIRO_Hbin_v1, whole genome shotgun sequence genomic DNA:
aagtccaattcaagaaatatctggggactttgggggtagagccaggagcaaggggtgtgacaagcataattgaactccaaagggagttctggccatcacatttaaaggaacagcacactttttaaaattcctttcttccataggaaataatggataggggcaccttcttttggggctcatagaattggaccccctggttcaatcgttttgaaacttgcgggggtattttggggaaaggcactagatgctatactgaaaatttggtgcctctacctcaaaaaacagctcccccagagcccctgatacctccagatcaattccccattataccttatgagaatcgatctccacaaagggaataatgaagcgcccagcagacatttccttccctctcccctcgcacccccatttctggcaactctgaagtgagggattggcctctctactcacgagttgcagccaacttcttcaaagtaacacagacacaccatcccaagaggaagcctttccagtcagagactgaagcctccggaggtgaaaagtcacatggtagctttgggggcggggcttcctcccaccggccagctgacggggggtgggaaggagcctgggaaagcggaagaacccccgctgggacctggggattggcaagcctactcctaCCCGATGGAGACACAAAGTCATCACGTTTCCAATTTATATGGCCTTTCTGTTTGTTTCTCTCCAGGGAAACCGGCAAAAAAGTCACTGAGGCCATGTCTACCTACGCACACATCTTTTGGGACCAGACATACTCGTGGTGGCATGGCGagtgacatctctctctctctctctctgggtctgTGAAGATTAACGTGTGGATTCCCTCCCTTCCCGACGTCTTTTGGGCACATTGACGCTTGTCTGCTTAGCGGTTAAATAAAGCTTGCCTTCTGCTACATTGCGAAGAACCTTCCCTCAGCTCTGTTGTTGTGTTTCTTGTTGTTTCTTGACGGGGGGAGAATTAGCCACGTTGACTGAAAGAAGCCTCCCTATACACAGGCAACAGACCTCTGAACTAGCCCAAGTTGAAAATAGATGAACACACGTGAAGCTGCTTACtcgtgaatcagacccttggtccatcaaagtcagtcttgtctactcagaccgccagttgctctccagggtctcaggctgaggtctttcacaccacttcCTGCCTgatctttgaactggagatgccggagatcaaacctgggatcttctgcaggccaagcaaatgctctgccactgagtgacAGTCCCActttatggctctccagggtctcaggcagaggtttttcccatcccctactgcctggttgttttacctggagatgccagggattggacctggaaccttctgcatgccaagcagaggctctaccactgagctacagccccacttcatggctcctcagggtctcaggctgaggtctttcccatcacctcctccctGATCTTTGAACCGGAGATGCCGGAGatggaacctgggatcttctgcaggccaagcaaatactctaccactgatcaacagccccacttcatggctttgcagggtctcaggtggaggtctttcccatcccctcctgcctggtcgttttacctggagatgccggggattgaacctgggaccttctgcatgccaagcagaggctctgtcagtaagccacagccccacttcatgtttctccagggtctcaggctgaggtctttcccatcatctcctacctggtcctttcaactggagatgcaggggattgaacctgagaccttctgcatgccaagcagaggctctcccactgagctacagccccacttcatggctctccagggactcaggctgaggtctttcccatcacctcctacctggtcctttcaactggagatgccggggattgaacctgggaccttctgcatgccaagcagaggctctaccactgagctacagccccactccatggctctccagggtctcaggctgaggtctttcccatcccctcctgcctggtccttttaactggagatgccgggagcCTTCTGCAGGCCAGGCacaggctctaccactgagccatggcccctccccttggGAAATAGTCAAAAATGGgagggcagagcctgaggaggatgagATTTTATGAGGGGACGGACTTCAagaatgctgtagagtccaccttccaaagcagccattttctccgggccCCGGCTGATCCTCTGTCGTcgtgttgccaatcccctggtgagcaaaccggaaactgcagtgtacggATTAGCAAACGCTGGAAATAAACCGCTGcgttttttatgttgcaaataaacgCTGAACCAATTTCTTTcctaatgatgcaattatattattatcaccACAAACCCAAATTCATTCAATGTCCATCGAAAAATCATGATGTTATTTCACCCGACTCCTCCTtggttctaccgcttcagaccaacagggctgctcgCTTGGATCTTTCTAAACATAAAGCTTTCTTTAGTGTCCGGTGCCACCCGCAAGCTTCAGAGAGAATGACGTGACTGAAAAGGGAAGCCGCTTCCTAGCCAAAAAGCTGGGGTGGTTTTCCGCAAGTGACTCGAGATGCGTATTtaacatttacaaaaaaaaaaaaggagcttGTGCAGAGGTTAGTTCTATGAAATGAAGGATCCACTTCTGCATAGCGAAAGATCCCGTTTTTAAATGGATCGAAGAGAGACGTTTTTCCTAACACAGAGTTAAGGAACAAACGGGACCCGACTTCAAAGCGTTcctgtgtgtgtgcagagtgtcCTGCCCCACTGAAGGAACAAAGTTGAAATGACCTCTTTGAAAGGGCTTATGCAAACAAACACAAAAGGGATAGGTCCAGCCCACGGGTGgctaaactgcggctcaggagccacatgtggctctttcacgcatatcgtgtggctcttgaagcccccaacgccctgttggccagcttggagaaggcatttctctcttcaaaccatttctccaagccaaaccagctggcaacttggagaatgcattgaaagttaaagctgctttctttcaacctctccctccctcctctcatcccccatctattttccttccttccttgcagctctcaaacacctgacatttgtTCTGTGTGGTGCTTACggtaagcaagtctggccacccctggtctatcccTTGTGGCTGTAACAACCAAATGGAACTTTCATATACATCAGCAGTCTATCTTGCACTGCCAGTTGCTAGTGGCAGACCCTGGCAAAGACGGTTGCCTAAATGCTCTGCTTGTGAGCCCAGACCTTGCAGGACATGAAATGCTGGCCTAGACAGACACtgagctccagggctttttttgtagcaggaacttctttgcatattaggccacccctcccctgatgtagccaatcctccaagagtttacagggctgttagtacagggcctactggaagttccaggaggattggctacatcaggcgggtgtggcctaatatgcaaaggagttcctgctacaaaaaagccctgcggagctcaatccagcaggactcttagtTGCATTCATAAAGTCAAGATGCTATCCCATTTGCCTTTGCTTAGGCCTGCTAAGATCCGGAGTGATGTGGGGGTTACAATGCCAGTTTAGGATCTGGGagggccaggttcaaatccccacagaTGCCAAGGAAGCTGTCTGGGTGATCTTGGCCAATCACACATTCTCAAcctaactgacctcacagggttgttgtgaagataaagtggaggTGGATTaagtaagccaccttgagtccccAGTTGGGTGAAAGGTGGGGGGATAAATGAAACAAATAGTCAGGCAGGCAGACAcagagattagattagattagattagattagattagatagatagatagatagatagatagatagatagatagatagatagatagatagatgatagatagatagatagatagatagaagacagacagacagacagacagacagacagacagatagatagatggatggatggatggatggatggatggatggatggatggatggatggatggagagagagagagacagacagacagacagatcatggatggatggacagacagagagagagagagaaagagagatagacagacagatcacggatggatggatggatggatggatggatggatggatggatggatggatggatggatggacggacagagagatagatagatagacagacagacagacagatggatagacGGATGGACgaacagacagacacacagagcTATGATGCTCCAGCAGTTCGGGACAAATTCTCTGATTtcacgatagatagatagatagatagatagatagatagatagatagatagatagatagatagatagatagatagatagatagatagatagatagacagacagacagacagacggagggagagatagacagacagacgtaTAGACAGATAGACGGAtggacaaacagacagacagacagagctaTGATGCTCCAACAGCTCGGCACAAATTCTCTGATTTCACCATTGCTTGAAATAAGTTTTATTTCAGTGTGGCCTTGCCTCCCGCAGCCCCGACCGGCTGCTAATAATAAGCCATCATTTGGTGTATCCAGGGGGTGTAATTGCACACTTTGGTGTAGACAGTGGGGTGGCCCTTCATGGCACACTCGTAGCCCCAGGAAACGATCCCCTGCAGCTGCCCGTTGCATTCCAGAGGCCCTCCGGAGTCTCCCTGCGAAGAAGACAGAGGGAGGCGTCAGGGCCGGGGCCCGTAAAGGCGTGGGggaccataggccagtgcctacttggcctaattgttaatccagccccgCTCCCTCCAGTTACGTCTTGCGCAGGGTGATGGGATGCAATGAagcaaagtttgcagatgacacccagttgttcagagtggtgagaacgcCAGGAGAGTATCGGGAGCCGCAAAAGCACTTCTGCAAATTGCATAAGTGAGGAACAGAATGGCAGCATGTAGAACCTCCACATTCCGAGGCAGTGAACCCCCAAATACtagtgccaggaagcaacatcaggggaaggccttggcctctgtaccCTGTTGTCGGACCtttaggaactggttggctaccatgtgagaaaggatgctagACTAAAGGGACCAcagatctgatccagcaaggctcttctcgtgttcttatgttcagatgaTATTCAAGGTACGTAAGCAGGgcgggttttttgtagcaggaactcctttgcatattaggacatacacccctgatgtggacaatcctccaagagctgactgggctctcagtacagggtctcctgtaagctcttggaggattggctacctcaggggtgtgtggcctaatatgcaaaggagttcctgctacaaaaaaaagccttgtacataagtgcaaaataatgcacatcagGCCCTTTCCTTAATTTCTCATATAAAATAATGGGAAAGATCTGGGGTTGTAGTGGACAGACCATTGAGTTGTGAGGAGGGATGCAAACTCCATGCcgggtgggggtggaattctagcaggcactcctttgcatattaggccacacaccccagatgtagccaatcctccaagagcttacaaggttcttttttgcggaattctagcaggagctcctttgcatattagtccacacacccctgatgtagccaatcctccaagagcttacaaggctcttttttgttagctcttggaggattggctacatcagggtggcatggcctaatatgcaaaggagctcctgctagaattccacacctggtgCTGGGGATAATGAGGGGATGTGATGCTGTCAAACCCATTGtctaaagtggccatttcctccaaggaaactCTTCTCTGGAGTCAGAAGATCAGTTTCAATTCTGGGGGAACTCCAGCCCTTCCCTGGAGATTGGTAATTGGTAAATTAGATGAATTTAAAATGGGCTTTAAGGTGGGTCGGTTGTAAGTTCTTGTTTCTCCATTTTTAAATAGAAGTtccatgttttgctccctctagtggtcgatcCTATATTACATTAGTTGACATCGGGCATAAAAACTTGCCATTTAAATCTCCAGGGAGATATACCTGACATAAACCGATGTGGTATAGaactgaccactagagggagtgaAACACGTAGAGAACAGACTCAATTTTCCCAAGAAACAGGAactttaaaaggtagtcccctgtgcaagcaccagtcatttccgactctggggtaatgttgcatcatgaagttttcacagcagactttttacggggtggtttgccattgccttcgccagatctacactttccccccagcaatctggatgctccttttaccgacctcggaagaatggaaggctgagtcaacctcgagacggcaacctgaacccagcttccgccgggatcgaactcaggttgtgagcagagcttaggactgcagtactgcagctttactatgCGCAAATGAGCAAAATGCAGAAAAGACCCTGCAAATCCCCCAAAGAAAGCTTTGGGGATGAACCCATGTCTTGCTTTTGGAGCATGTGGGCTGAGAAGAGCCCTGGAGCAAAAAGTaaagtgtattttaaaaaaaagaaaacaaaactagagaggaggaggggggactcttACAAACGGAGTATTGGCCATCTCTCCCATAAAAAGGCCTCAAGGTGAGGTTTGGAGGTCCCTGGCAGGTACTTCCACTCACCTGACAGGTGCTTTCTCCGCCCTGCATGAATCCGGCACACACCATGTTGTTGCTGTAGTAATAGGGATAAGCCTGCTTGCATTCCGCACTGGGGATGATCGGCTCTCTCAGGCACTGCAGCTTATCGGGGTAAGCGACTGCGAAGAGACGTTGCATTGTTAGGAGGGTCGCCCTCCATCCCTGGGATTCCGGAGACTCCAAATCCTCGGCCAGCAACCCGTTTCCTCACTTTTAAATAGAGGCCGTTTTTTGAGCTGAGCCAAAGCGAAGCGATCGTCCGTGTGGAACAAGGAGTCAGGATACAGACAGAGCACAGAGGACTGGGgagaaccagaagtgatgtcacacacaCCACTCTAAGGTTGCAAGTCACTTCCGGTTTGCCtgtaccaggggtgggattctagcaggaggtcctttgcctattaggccacacacccctgatgcagccaatcctccaagagcttacaaaaaggagccttgtaaactccaggaggattggctacatcaggggatgtggcctaatatgcaaaggagctcctgctagaatttcacctctgccctatacaattctggtcaccgcaattcaaaaaagatattatagcactggaaaaagtgcagaaaagggcaactagaatgattaaagggttgggacactttccctaggaagaaaggttaaatcgctcagggctctttagcttgaagaaatgttgactgaggggtgacatgatagagatttacaagattatgcatgggatagagaaggtagagaaagaagtccttttctccctttctcacaatacaagaatttgtgggcacttaatgaaattgctgagcaattgggttagataaaaggaagtacttcttcacccaaagggtgattaacacgtggaatttactaccacaggagatggtggcagctacaagcatagacggcttcaagaggggattggataaacatctggagcagaggtccatcagtggctattagccacagcatattgatggaagtctctgtttggggcagtgatgctctgtattcttggtgcttgggggggaagtacagtgggagggcttctagccccactggtggacctcctgatggcacctggtttttttggccactgtgtgactcagaatgttggactggatgggccattggcctgatccaacatggcttctcttatgttcttatgtgacacagaatgttggactggatgggccattggcctgatccaacatggcttctcttaggctcttatggaagtgacatcatgccatcacATTAACATCACTGTTCACGTGAATGGTGGCATGGTGGCAGGAAGCGGGGTTGCCAGAGGGAAGTCTCACCacaatagccgccctgagcctgctccggcggggagggcgggatacaaataaaattatctatctatctatctatctatctatctatctatctatctatctatctatctatctatctatctatctatctatctatctatctatctatctatctatctatctatctatcatctatctatctatctatctatctatctatctatctatctatctatctatctatctatctatctatctaatggtcgccttggcaaccctaatcactcttctccccaaaccccaaacttccccaggctccacccccaaatctccaggaatttcccatatttgaagttggcaagcctagatccAGGTATTGGAGGGAAGCtatttcatggtttgtttgacGCTTCAGGAGGGCTGGTGGCCTGGACAGGCCTTTGGTGGGATCCCTTCCTCAGCCTCCCTGTGGTTTCAAGACTCACCTCCGTGGGTGAGGAGATTCCCCCAGCCGGAGACTAGGCACCAAGTCCCAGGCGCTGGGCAGCTGGAAGGCAATGGGATGGGAGAGACGTACTGGTTGAATCTTGCAGGCTGAGCCAGTTTCACCAGCATGATGTCGTTGTCTTGGGACTTGTCGTTGTAATTGGGGTGGCGTATGACCAGGGCGGCATTTATGTTCTGCTCTGTGCCCTCTGGCTGGGTCGTATCGGTCTCACCCAGGTGGGCAACCAGAGTGTTAGCTCTGCAGAcataggaggaggaggtggatttatactccatctttTGGTAGCCAAAtgtgtctcaaagcggcttacaaatctcctttcccttcccctccccacaacagacaccctgtaaggtaggtggagctgagagagctctgacagaaagggacagctctgtgagaactcttgagagggacagctctgtgagaacttattactgactcaaggtcacatcagcaggtgcatgtggaggaatgggggaatcaaacccggttctcccagataagagtctgcgcacttaaccactccaccaaactggttctccatgaGCCATGGAGGATATCATGGGCCAACTACCCCCAAACTGATACCCATCAATATCTACTTGTACCTTCACTGAAACACAAAACCAGCCCTGGCTTCTTTTCCCAGTTTGCCAGAGCTAGAGTTGCTTCAGGGGAGCCCGAGAGACATCACCTTGAGGTCTACAGAAGGAGTcctcaatctttttgagcctggaggcacctttggaattttgacacagtgtggtggacacagccacaaaatggccactgcaggaggtggcgccagccacaaaatggctgccacagcttactttcagtcacacagtaaagatccttgtgctgtggggaCTGCCAAtgtaccatttttaaaaacccgCACAGCCAAACAAATACCTaatggtcaatcagaagccttgctggccaAATAAATACCTaatggtcaatcagaagccttgctgggcaaaggtC
This region includes:
- the LOC132585867 gene encoding trypsin-like, with translation MMMSLLGPVENNMDTLLNVGRTSPLLLSPVERMNAAYPLKTEDIINGYECPAHSVPWQVYFTTSGSRWCGGSLINEWWIVSAAHCYVQANTLVAHLGETDTTQPEGTEQNINAALVIRHPNYNDKSQDNDIMLVKLAQPARFNQYVSPIPLPSSCPAPGTWCLVSGWGNLLTHGVAYPDKLQCLREPIIPSAECKQAYPYYYSNNMVCAGFMQGGESTCQGDSGGPLECNGQLQGIVSWGYECAMKGHPTVYTKVCNYTPWIHQMMAYY